GGACCCAATACTGGAGATAGCCGATAGATTCGGCCTCGCGGTGATCGAGGACGCGGCAGAGGCGCACGGCGCGGAATACCGCGGCAGGAAGATAGGCTCCATATCCGACGCCTCGACATTCAGCTTCTATGCCAACAAGATAATCACTACCGGCGAGGGCGGCATGATAACGACCGACAGCCGCGAGTTCTATGACAAGGCCAGGAACATAAGGGACCACGCCTTCTCCGAGGACAGGCATTTCTGGCACAAGTACGTGGGTTTCAACTACCGCATGACGAATCTCCAGGCCGCGGTGGGGCTTGCTCAGGTCGAGCGTTTCGAAGAACTCGTCGGCGCCCGAATAAGGAACGCCGCGCTCTATAACTCGCTCCTCAAGGACATCCCGGGCCTTAGATTGCCGCCGGAGGCCGAAGGGGTCAAGAACGTCTTCTGGATGTATGCCCTTCTCGTCGAGGACGGATTCGGGATGAGCCGCGACGAATTGAGAAAGCAGCTCGCGGACAGGGGCATCGAGACCAGGACCTTTTTCATCCCCATACACCTTCAGCCCATATACCACAAGCTCTTCAAGGGAGAGTCCTTCCCGGTCTCCGAATCGCTCTGCGCCAGGGGCCTCTATCTCCCCTCATCGTCGGGCCTCGGCGAGAACGAGATACGTTATGTCTGCGGCGCGATAAAAGACATACTGGAGGGAGCCAGCCTCTAAATGGAAGAGCAGGAATACGGGAAGATGTACGAGTTGGAGGAATCCTTCTGGTGGTTCAGGGGGAAGGACCGTATCCTTCACGGCCTTTTGAAAAAAACCGGTGCTGGCGCGACAAGGGGCGGCAAAATACTCGACATAGGCTGCGGTACCGGGCGGGTGCTTGAAAATCTACGAGTTTATGGTGAAACGTACGGCATAGATTTCTCGGCGACAGCCATCGCATTCTGCAGGGAAAGAGGTCTAAAAAAACTAGTCCGCGGGACCGGAGATGTGCTGCCCTTCCGCGACGGGGTTTTCGACGTGGTGACGGCGCTTGACGTCTTTTGCCATCGCGGGATACGCGACAACAAGGCTGCCCTGAAGGAAGTGGCAAGGACGCTGAGGAGCGGCGGCCGCTTCATCTTGAGCGAGCCGGCTTTCATGTTCCTGTACGGTCCGCATGATGAGTCCCAGCACTGCAAGCAGCGTTTCAATGCCGCGGAGATGAAAGAGCTCATGGCCTCCTGCGGCCTCAAGATAGAAAAGCTCTCGTACTTCAACTTCATCCTTTTTCCGCTCGTTCTCGCCCACAGGCTCGCCATGAGATGGAGCGGCCTCAAATCACAGTCGGATGTGAAAGAGATTAACCCCGTACTTAACAGCATCCTTTTCCTGTTCCTCAGGCTCGAAGCCGGGCTTCTGCGTTTTATGAACCTGCCCGCGGGAAGCTCCGTCATCTGCGTGGCCAGGAAACCTTAGAACTGCACGGGTCTGCCCGTCCGCGTACGAATCTCTATTTCTGGATTATTTCAGACCGAATATCGCGAAAAATCCGTTTATCTGCCCCTTGAGCTGGGCCAGGGACTTGATTGAAAAAAGCCTTCTCAGTATGTAGGAGGGCCTGAGATAGAAGCTCCTGTACATGTGGTCGAGGTATTTGCCGTATGCTTCGGCGTCCATGCCCTCGGGCACATAGAGCAGGGCAGAATGGTCGAGTATGCTCGAGCTCTTCGTGAAATCGAACTTGTATCCCTTGGCTGTGAGCGCTTCGTAGAGCTCAGTGCCTGGAAAAGGCACAAATTTGTTGAAATGGGCGTAGTCTACTCTGAGCCTTTTTGCGAACTCTAGCGTCTTCTCCATGCTCTCGAGGGTCTCCCCGGGGGTGCCCACGATGAAGTCGGCCCTTACGCTCAGGCCCGCCTCCCTGGCCCACCTGGTCGCGTTCTCGCTGTGCTCGACGGTAATGCCCTTGCTGAGGAGCTTTAGCATCCGATCATCGCCGGATTCGAGGCCGTAGAGGACCTGCCAGCAACCGGCCTGCTTCATCCTCTTCAGCATCTCGGGCGTTACGGCGCTCACGCGCGTAAGGCATGTCCACGGTATCCTTATCTTTCTCCTGTCGAACTCGTCGCAGATCTCGAAGACGCGCTTCTTGTTCATGGTGAGCGTGTCGTCGAAGAACCTTATCTCCCTGGCGCCGTACCTCCCAATGAGCTCCTCGACCTCGTCCATCACGTTTTTGGCGCTCCTCACCCTGTAAGTGGTGCCGAAGACGGACCGGTCGCAAAACGTGCACTGGAAGGGGCATCCCCTCGAAGTTATCATGACCCCGAGAGGCAGCTTTCTATAAGAAGCCGGCGTCGGCCTGTAGGCCGAAAGCGGTGGCAGCAGGTGCCTCGCGGGGAAAGGGAGGTTGTCCAGGTCTTTTATGAAGGGACGCCTGCCGGTCGAGATGACCCTGTCCCCCTCCTTGAAGACTATGCCCTGGACGTCGCCCAAGTTTTTTCGCCCGTGCTCCTCGAAGTGCCGCACGAGCTCGACAAAGGTCACCTCGCCCTCGCCGACGACGCCGGCATCGAAAGGCGCGGATTTCATGACCTCGCCCGGGACAGCCGTGAGGTGAGCGCCGCCGGCCACTACCAAGGCGTCGGGAAGGAGGCTACGGACGTCCCTCGCGACCCTGTACATGCTGATGGACGAGGGGGTGGTGCCGGTTATGCCGACGACGTCGGGTCGCTCCCTTTTCAGGGCCTCGGCGAGCTCGGCGTGTGACATGCCCAGGGTGCAGTCGAAGATCTTTACCTCGTAGCCCGCCTTCTCCGCGGAAGCGGCCACATAGGCGAGCCCGAGCGCGGGAATGACATTCAAGACTTTCTGAATGCTCTTGCTGCCGCCGACTGAGAGCTCTTCCTCAAATGGAGGGTCTACGAGTATGATTTTCATCACAGGCCACCAGCATTCTATGCCAACGGGTCCGAAATGGCAATAAAAAACAATAAAAACGCCCGCATAAGGAATTTGACACCCGCTTTTTCCGCCTTGTCTTTTCCAGCAAAAAATCGTATAAAAATACCATGCTGAACGGAAAGGAAGAAGGATTCAATCGCCTGATTTTCGCTCTCGCGCTCGTCATGGCGGTCATTTTCTTCGCGAGCATTTTCAGGCACCTATCCTACCCGCTACTCTGGAATGACGAGGGCGACACCGCCATGTTCGCAACGCGCATCCTCGAGTACGGCTACCCCAAGGTCCATGACGGCAAGAACATCCTTCATGTCCACCCGGTCACGGACATCGACCTCGTAGTCAACAAGAAGTGGGACATGTACACCGCCGACACGATCATGACCTATTATTGGGCGGTCCCCGGAGCATGGCTTGCCGCCAAGGCCGAGGACATATACTCCAAGACTTTCCTTTTCAGGGCCCCTTTCGCGGCTACGGGTTTCATCGGTGTGCTGATAATGGGTTTGACGGCGGCAAGCCTCCTTGAGAGGGGCCGGCCGGGAAAGCCGCTAATTCTGGCCCTCTTTTTCCTGTTCGCCACTTTATCGGTTTCGCTGGCCCTGCATCTCAAGGACGCCCGCTCTTACTCGCCCGTAATGCTCCTTTCGGCAGGCGTCCTGTATTTCTATATCAACCACAGGGTGCTTGAAAGGCTCAGCTTCAGGCTGCACACCTCGGCCCTCGTAATATTGCTGCTTTGCATATACCATAACTTCTACCCTCTCTATATAGTCTTCCTGGCCTTTTTAGGACTTTACGAATCCATAAGGCTTATCGGGAAATGCCTCGAAAACCGCCGTATCGGCCGGGCTTTTGCCATGCCGGGAATACGCGATTTCAAGTATTTCGTCCCCATAATCCTCTCGGTCATATCCATTGTCCCTTTCGTAATCGCGTTCAAGACCATACAGCTCATCATGGCAGGCTCAGCGGCGGGGAACAGCAGCTATCTCAGGAACCTCGCGTTCATATTCGGCTACTTCATCCGCCACGAATTCCTCTTTCTTGCGTTTTTTGTCAAGTCGGTGCTTGTGTTCATGCTCATCAGGTGCCGCCTTTCAGGAACATCATTATTCGAGTCGGTTGCCAGGAAAGTCCGGGTCTCGAACTTCCTGACCCTGTTCTTCGTGGTCCATGTGTTCGTCATTGCCGGGACCCCTTGGATATACACGCGCTACTTCATAGTCCTGCAGCCGGTCCTGACAATGATACTCCTACTGGACGCCTTCGTCGTCTTCGAGGTCCTCGCAAAAGCCGTTCGGGAACCAGTCCGGAACAGATGGCGGGCCGCCTTTATCGCAGCAGCCGCAGTGATATTCGTCCTAGTTACAGCCGGCAAGTACGAGGACCTGAAAGGGCGCGTCTACGAGCTTACTCACCAATATAAGGGCCCCCTGGACTTCGTAGTGCCGTTTATCAAGGAGAACTACGAGAACCCGGAAGACCTCGTCATCGCCACTAACGTCGAGGAAGCCTCACTTATGTACTACCTGGGGAGCAAGGTGATAATCGGTTTCATATGGAACAACATCGTTGAAGACCTGAAGTTGACGCCGGACATAATATTCTATCGTAGTTACTGGGGCGGGTGGGAGGTCAGGAGCCTCTTCGAGCGGCGGCTGCTGCCGAAGGCCGCTTACTGGCCTGTCTCGTTCCCGGTCCAGGACTACCCGATAAACAACATCCCTGACATCCATTTCCGGATCAGGCACCTCTATCGCACCCCGGCAGCCGAGAACGAGGCGGAGCGCTTGAGAATATTCGTAAGGAAATAAATTACAAAGACCGCGCCCGCGCGGCGATAAAGGCCGACCTTTTCAATGCCGAACGAGAGAGACAAAAAATTAAACCGCCTGTTTTTCACCTTCGCGCTTATCATGGCGGTCCTTTTCTTCGCGAGCATTTTCAAGCACCTCTCGTATCCGCTTCTATGGAACGACGAGGGCGATACGGCCATGTTCGCAACGCGCGTCCTCGAGTACGGCTTCCCCAAGGTCTATGACGGAAAGAACGTGGTCTATGTCCACCCGGTCGATATAAAAATCGGCGTTAACGATTTCGGCATGTTTGTGGCCGACCCGATACTTATCTATTACCTGGCCGCGCCCGGCGCGTGGCTCGCGGAGAAGGCGGCGGACATATACGACAAGACCCTCCTATTCAGGCTGCCTTTCGCCATTGCAGGGCTCCTGGGGGCGTTAGTAATGGCGCTTGCCGCGGCAAACCTCTTTGAAAGGAACCGTCCGGCAAGGCCTCTTTTCATGGCGTTATTTTTCCTTTTTGCCACACTCTCGGTCTCCCTGGCCCTCCACCTCAGGGAGGCCAGGTATTATTCGCCGCTCGTCCTCTTCTCGGCCATCCTCTTCTATTCCTATTTCAAACACCGGCTCCTGGAGGAATCGGGTTACAGGTCCTATTTTGCCGTGTCCGTATTCATGCTCTTTCTGATCTACAATACCTTCTACCCGCTCTATTTCATGCTGCTCGCCTCGATCGGCCTATACGAGTTTTTCGCTCTTTTAAGGAAGATGCGTAGCGGGCTGGCGCCGGGCCGGCCCTTCGCGCTCCCGGCCATGCGGGATTTGAAGCCGTTCTTGCCGCTTTTCGTTTCGATCCTTACGGTAATACCTCTCCTCATATTCTTCAGGACCATAGAGGTAGCCCTTCTGAAGGGGTCTACCGTCGGGTTCAGCATGGAAAGGTATATCGCGAACCTGCAGTTCATTTTCGGATATTTTGTAAAGCACGAGTTTCTGTTTATCGCGCTCCTCATGAAGGCTGCCCTCGCCTTTCTTCTGATACGGGGGCGCGCAAAGGGCGAGGCGCTGCCGGATGGAACGGAGAGAAAGGTTAGCGCCTCCAATTTCCTGACCCTCTTCTTCCTCGTCCATGTGTTCGTGACAGCGGCTACCCCTCTCATGTTCACCCGCTACTTCATGGTCCTTCTGCCGGTCGTGACAGGCATAATGCTCCTCGATGCCTTCGCCGTGTTCGAAATTACGAGGAAATATCCTGTCGCCGCCCGGAAGGCATGGCAGGGGGTTCTGGTTGCCGCCTCTGTTGCGCTATTCATCATGGGGCTTGCGGGCAAAGCCGGGGACTTGAAGGGGCGCGCCTACGAGCTCACCCACCAGTACAAGGGGCCCCTTGATTTTGTCGTTCCTTTCGTCATCGAGAACTATGAGAGGCCCGAGGACATCATAATAGCCACGAACTACGAAGAGGCCTCGCTCATGTATTACACGAAGAGCATGGTGATAATAGGCTTCATAGGGATAAACCTCACGGAAGACATGAAGGAGACCCCTGACATAATTATCCATAGGGATTTCTGGCCCAACATACCCTATCCCTTCCCGGCCCTCCTCAGGAAGGCCGAGTACGGAAAGGTCTCCTTTCCCGTAAGGGACTACCAGGTGAACAACATACCCGACCTCCATAACGCAACCAGGCACCTCTACCAGACCCGCACGCCCCGGACCGAAGCTGAGAGCATGACCATATTCATCAGAAAATAACCTCGGTTCTGCCACTGCCCACGAAAATGAATCCCGGCAAGCCGTCCATTTGACAACCCGGCCTGATTGAGCTATCGTTTCCATGTCTGCATGTCTGCCGTCCCGTGAACGGTTTCCCCAGCTTGCCTGTTTTCTAACGCCGACGCCGCTTAATATTGGGTTCAACCTGCTTACAAGGAGAGACCGCATGGCTCGAATTGGCGCCCTCAGGCTTACACTCCTCATCCTTTCCCTTGCAGTATCAGTCCCAGCCTTTGCCCAGGAGGCCGTGCCGAGGCTTTCTGACGCGGAATTCGCCAGAGCCAAGCAGATATATTTCGACAGGTGCGCCGGATGCCACGGCACGCTCAGGAAGGGGGCTACCGGGCCCAACCTGGAACCTGAGAAGACACGCGTAATACCGGTCGAATCGCTGGCCATCATACTGGCCGAGGGCACGGCCGGGGGGATGCCCCCCTGGAAGGACATACTCTCGCAGGAGGAGATGGAGCTGGTATCCAGGTACCTGCACCTCGACCCTCCCCTTCCACCTGAGTGGAGCATGGACCAGGTAAGGGAGTCCTGGAAGCTCGTGGCCCCGGTCGAAAAGAGGCCTAAAAGCCCGCCGAAGAGGAACTGGCAGAACTACTTCGGGGTCATACAGAGGGATGTGGGGAAGGTGAGCGTGATAGACGGGGACACAAAGGAGGTCCTCTCCACCCTTGATACGGGGTTCGCGGTCCATATCCTGCGCACATCGGCCTCGGGCAGGTACATGTACTCCATAGGACGGGACGGGAAGGCCACCATGATAGACCTCTGGATGGACCCGCCCGGCATAGTCGCCGAGATAAAGACCGGGATAGACGCAAGGTCCATAGACACGAGCAAGTACAAGGGCGAACTAGGGGACTTTACCGACACCTATGCGGTGGTCGGCAATTACTGGCCTCCACATTATGTGATAATGAAAGGAGACACCCTCGAGCCGCTCAAGATCGTAAGCACGCGGGGGTACACCTACGACACGAACGAGTTCCACCCGGAGCCGAGGGTCGCCTCGATAGTCTCGTCGCACAACGCGCCGGAGTTCGTCCTTAACATCAAAGAGACCGGGGTCGTCCTACTCGTCGATTACAGCAAGCTCGACGCCGGCACTGTGACAGAAACGAAGATAAACGCCGAACGGTTCCTCCACGACGGCGGCTGGGACTCTACCAAGCGCTACTTCCTCGTTGCCGCGAACATGAGAAATAAGGTCGCTGCCATAGATACCCTCGAAAGAAAACTTACTGCCCTGATAGAGACCGGGAACAAGCCGCACCCCGGAAGGGGCGCAAACTGGGTGGACCCTGAGTACGGCCCTGTCTGGGCCACCCCGCACATGGGCGAGCCCATGGTGGCGGTCATAGGCACGGACCCCGAAGGACATCCCGAGCACGCCTGGAAGGTCGTAAGGAAGATACCGGTTGCCGGGAACGGGCTCTTCATCAAGACCCACCCGAAGAGCGACAATATCTGGATCGATAATATCCTCAGCAAGGACGTGGAGGTCGCCCAGACGCTCACGGTCATAAGCAAGAGCGATATCGGGGCAGAGCCGGTAAACTTGAGGCTCAGCGACTGGGGCAAGCTGGTCCATATGGAATACAACCGGGCCGGCGACGAGGTGTGGGTTTCTGTCTGGGAAAGGGAGGGCGAGATAATCGTAATAGACGACAAGACCCGCAAGGTAAAAAACAGGATAAAGCTGGCTACCCCCACGGGAAAGTTCAACGTCTACAATACGATGATGGACATATATTGAAAAGGGAAGGGGGCTTTTAAGCCCCCCTCTCTTTAGCAGGTTGCGGAAAAACGCAACCTGCCAAGCAATCCAGGGATGGATTGCCAAATTGCGAGCCTGTAAAGTCGAGCAATTTGTGAGACTTGCACGAATTCACTTCGGGCAAGTCGTGGCTGAAAAAGTCCAGGAAGGACTTTTTTCAGCATACTGTTAGATTACAATGACTTTCTTCAGCGCGCCTTTCGCATCACCTGCACGATGCCGCATATGAGGCCGCCGCCTCTCCAAGGAGGTCCGCGTCGATATGGACGCAACCGGCCTTTAGCACGCCGAACCTCTCCCTCTCCATTATCGCCGGATACATTTCCGGGGTATATCGGTCCCCAAGGGCGGCGAATATGCTCTCCTCTGAATGGATGTTTCTGTAAGATACCGGGGCGGAGGGTTCAACGCCCTTGTCGCTCTCCTTTTTATCCTGAGCCACGCCTCCGTCATTCCCCTTTTTATCCTGGGCCGCGCTCTCGCGGTTGTCTTCCAGGGCAGATACGAACCTCTGGAAGTTGGTGTAGGTCGTTTTTTCCAGGTAAGCGACCTGGACCCCGGACGACCCGTCCTTGCCGGGAAGTTCTTCGGATGCGGAAGCCTGGGAGGCAACCGAAACCATAGCGAATGCCGTCAGGGCAAACGATAAAAACGTAAATCTTTTCACTTCCGCCTCCTTCCTCGCGATATGCTTCTGCGCAATAGAATGCCGCGCCCCGCATTGGGGCCTTTTTGCCGATTGATTCCGTTGATCTGATGGTGATCGCAAGAGAGAGAAGCGAGCTGCAGGAGGATATACCTATAATACGGGAGAGATGCCTTTGTCAAGCCCAAATTTCAGGAAGCCGCGTAGACAGCGGGGAATATGATTCAGAACCGCCTGTTCGAGGCGTTGTACTTGCCGACAGGCCTTTTGAAGGGAATGGACTTTACCGGCTCAAGGCTTCTTGTGTCGTATACCGCTATCCTCCCGTCGTCTTCCGAGACGCTCACGAGCGCAAAGGCCCCGTCCCTCGTGAACTCAATATGCATGGCCTTTTTCCCCGGCTCCGGGACCACCTCGCCTGAAATGGCAAGGGTCTTTTTATCGATGAGCTGGATCGTGTCCGTGCCGGTGTCGACCCAGATGTGCGGAACGTTCTCGTGCGTGCGCGCAAAAAAGCCCGGCCCCTTCACCTTCATTTCGGCCAGAAGCTCCCAGTCCCCGAGCCGTAGGACGCTCAGGACCGGCGCGCCTATGTGCGGGAATGCGGCGAACCCGGCCCCTTCCGTCTCCCAGAACGCCGCTGAGGCGAGGTGCGGCATGCCCGACTTGAGGGTTAGCTCCTTTACTACCCTCTCTTCCTTCAAGTCCAGGACCCATAGCTTTCCGCTCCCCCTTGAAGTGGCGGCCATGTATCTTTCCCCCGGCTCGATGAAGAAATCCGTCACTGGCGTATCGGTCTCCATGAACTTCACTTCAAGCGCGTTATCATCGATAAAGAGAAGGCCTGCCCTGTCCCTTGCGGCTGCCACGAACCTCCGGCCCTCTCTCAAGGCGTAGACAGAACTTATCGGCCCGGCATCCCGGAGCGACCTTATCGGCTCAAGGGTCGCGGCATCGAAGACCACGAGCCCGGCCGGCAGAAGGGACGCAACCGCCACCTTTTTCCCGTCTGCAGAGACCGCCAGGTTCCTCGCGCTTATGCCAGCCCTTATCCTTCCTGCCTCCCTGAGGTCAAGGAGGTCGTATTTTATGACCCAGCCGTCCCTTGACGATATGAACGCTTGCTCAAGGCCGGGGCCGAACTTGGGCCCGCCGTGGACCGCTCCGGCCTTTACGCTCCCCATTAGCTCGAAGCTCTCTCCGTCCATGAAATGCACCGTATTTCTGCCCGCCTCAACGACCATGAAGAGGTTATCCCTGTTATGGACGGATCCGGACCCGTCCTCCAGGGCGGAAAT
This sequence is a window from Deltaproteobacteria bacterium. Protein-coding genes within it:
- a CDS encoding DegT/DnrJ/EryC1/StrS family aminotransferase, whose amino-acid sequence is MIPVCEPILQGNELKYLKECVETNWISSTGRKIIAFEEAFAKKVGAKYGVSCTNGTTALHLALYVAGVGPGDEVILPTFTMIATANVVTHLGARPVLVDADPYTYTMDAGKIEEKITEKTRAIVPVDIYGHPCDMDPILEIADRFGLAVIEDAAEAHGAEYRGRKIGSISDASTFSFYANKIITTGEGGMITTDSREFYDKARNIRDHAFSEDRHFWHKYVGFNYRMTNLQAAVGLAQVERFEELVGARIRNAALYNSLLKDIPGLRLPPEAEGVKNVFWMYALLVEDGFGMSRDELRKQLADRGIETRTFFIPIHLQPIYHKLFKGESFPVSESLCARGLYLPSSSGLGENEIRYVCGAIKDILEGASL
- a CDS encoding class I SAM-dependent methyltransferase; translated protein: MEEQEYGKMYELEESFWWFRGKDRILHGLLKKTGAGATRGGKILDIGCGTGRVLENLRVYGETYGIDFSATAIAFCRERGLKKLVRGTGDVLPFRDGVFDVVTALDVFCHRGIRDNKAALKEVARTLRSGGRFILSEPAFMFLYGPHDESQHCKQRFNAAEMKELMASCGLKIEKLSYFNFILFPLVLAHRLAMRWSGLKSQSDVKEINPVLNSILFLFLRLEAGLLRFMNLPAGSSVICVARKP
- a CDS encoding nitrite reductase yields the protein MRLALTVIIAIFVSPGSGALAGGEPLYLKHCASCHHPERHGLTGPPLIPEYLGSKNETELASIIRDGIKATNMPPFKGVLSDEELLEAARFVKTPAKAPEWGFKEMLSTRVISALEDGSGSVHNRDNLFMVVEAGRNTVHFMDGESFELMGSVKAGAVHGGPKFGPGLEQAFISSRDGWVIKYDLLDLREAGRIRAGISARNLAVSADGKKVAVASLLPAGLVVFDAATLEPIRSLRDAGPISSVYALREGRRFVAAARDRAGLLFIDDNALEVKFMETDTPVTDFFIEPGERYMAATSRGSGKLWVLDLKEERVVKELTLKSGMPHLASAAFWETEGAGFAAFPHIGAPVLSVLRLGDWELLAEMKVKGPGFFARTHENVPHIWVDTGTDTIQLIDKKTLAISGEVVPEPGKKAMHIEFTRDGAFALVSVSEDDGRIAVYDTRSLEPVKSIPFKRPVGKYNASNRRF
- a CDS encoding nitrite reductase, which gives rise to MARIGALRLTLLILSLAVSVPAFAQEAVPRLSDAEFARAKQIYFDRCAGCHGTLRKGATGPNLEPEKTRVIPVESLAIILAEGTAGGMPPWKDILSQEEMELVSRYLHLDPPLPPEWSMDQVRESWKLVAPVEKRPKSPPKRNWQNYFGVIQRDVGKVSVIDGDTKEVLSTLDTGFAVHILRTSASGRYMYSIGRDGKATMIDLWMDPPGIVAEIKTGIDARSIDTSKYKGELGDFTDTYAVVGNYWPPHYVIMKGDTLEPLKIVSTRGYTYDTNEFHPEPRVASIVSSHNAPEFVLNIKETGVVLLVDYSKLDAGTVTETKINAERFLHDGGWDSTKRYFLVAANMRNKVAAIDTLERKLTALIETGNKPHPGRGANWVDPEYGPVWATPHMGEPMVAVIGTDPEGHPEHAWKVVRKIPVAGNGLFIKTHPKSDNIWIDNILSKDVEVAQTLTVISKSDIGAEPVNLRLSDWGKLVHMEYNRAGDEVWVSVWEREGEIIVIDDKTRKVKNRIKLATPTGKFNVYNTMMDIY
- a CDS encoding B12-binding domain-containing radical SAM protein, encoding MKIILVDPPFEEELSVGGSKSIQKVLNVIPALGLAYVAASAEKAGYEVKIFDCTLGMSHAELAEALKRERPDVVGITGTTPSSISMYRVARDVRSLLPDALVVAGGAHLTAVPGEVMKSAPFDAGVVGEGEVTFVELVRHFEEHGRKNLGDVQGIVFKEGDRVISTGRRPFIKDLDNLPFPARHLLPPLSAYRPTPASYRKLPLGVMITSRGCPFQCTFCDRSVFGTTYRVRSAKNVMDEVEELIGRYGAREIRFFDDTLTMNKKRVFEICDEFDRRKIRIPWTCLTRVSAVTPEMLKRMKQAGCWQVLYGLESGDDRMLKLLSKGITVEHSENATRWAREAGLSVRADFIVGTPGETLESMEKTLEFAKRLRVDYAHFNKFVPFPGTELYEALTAKGYKFDFTKSSSILDHSALLYVPEGMDAEAYGKYLDHMYRSFYLRPSYILRRLFSIKSLAQLKGQINGFFAIFGLK